One genomic region from Bacteroidales bacterium encodes:
- a CDS encoding FKBP-type peptidyl-prolyl cis-trans isomerase has product MMRSKLMLMMVAVSLMTVMNSCNGQAYKTTDSGLQYKIHVLNKDNPVPEAGDIISMKMTYGTPDTLFFNSTEMPEQNMMLAMQESTYPGDFYEMMAMLHQGDSATFILNADSFFVKTAGYPKLPDFAKDLKDLEFHVMLTKIQTEEEVMAEMEAERNTMRDEEGEKIAAYVQENNIDAIPTEMGMYVIVTEQGNGPKPVAGDNVKVHYTGMLLDGTKFDSSVDRGQPFEFVLGQGRVIRGWDEGIAMLNVGSKARLIIPSEMGYGERGAGRDIPPFSPLIFDVELIDIVK; this is encoded by the coding sequence ATGATGAGAAGCAAACTGATGCTTATGATGGTTGCAGTCAGCCTGATGACTGTGATGAATTCGTGTAACGGACAAGCCTACAAAACTACTGACAGCGGCCTGCAGTACAAAATTCATGTGTTAAACAAAGATAATCCTGTTCCTGAGGCTGGCGACATCATTTCGATGAAAATGACCTACGGAACTCCTGACACTTTGTTTTTTAACTCGACTGAGATGCCCGAACAGAATATGATGCTGGCCATGCAGGAGTCGACCTATCCCGGTGATTTCTATGAAATGATGGCAATGCTGCACCAGGGCGACAGCGCTACTTTTATTTTGAATGCCGATTCTTTCTTTGTGAAGACAGCAGGATATCCCAAACTTCCCGACTTTGCCAAAGATCTGAAAGATCTGGAGTTTCACGTGATGCTTACCAAAATTCAAACTGAAGAAGAAGTGATGGCGGAAATGGAAGCCGAACGCAACACAATGCGCGACGAAGAAGGCGAAAAAATTGCGGCTTATGTGCAGGAAAACAATATCGACGCTATTCCTACCGAAATGGGCATGTACGTGATTGTAACCGAACAGGGCAATGGTCCAAAACCTGTTGCCGGCGACAATGTGAAAGTGCATTATACCGGCATGCTGCTCGATGGTACTAAATTCGATTCGTCCGTCGACCGCGGCCAACCTTTCGAGTTTGTGCTTGGACAGGGTCGTGTGATCAGAGGTTGGGACGAAGGCATTGCTATGCTCAACGTGGGCAGCAAAGCCAGATTGATCATACCGAGTGAAATGGGTTATGGCGAACGTGGTGCCGGACGCGATATTCCACCTTTTTCTCCACTGATATTCGACGTTGAACTTATCGACATCGTGAAATAA
- the ftcD gene encoding glutamate formimidoyltransferase — MKRLIECVPNFSEGRDMNIIRQITQAIESVDGVKLLDVDPGKATNRTVVTFVGTPENVIEAAFLAIKKASHIIDMSKHRGEHPRMGATDVCPLVPVANVTMEETVEYAHQLAKRVGEELEIPVYCYESAALIEKRRNLAVCRSGEYEGLADRLSKPEWKPDFGPAKFNAHSGATAVGARDFLVAYNINLNTTSTRRANSIAFDIRERGRVKREGHPIIGKVAVDEHGNKIFTPGTLKSVKGIGWYIEEYGIAQISLNLTNICITPVHVAFEEASRKATERGIRVTGSELVGLVPLKALLDAGKYFLHKQQRSAGVSESELIKIAVKSLGLDDLKPFNPKEKIIEYMIAEERSKKLVDLNLAEFADETASESPAPGGGSIAAYAGVLGVSLGTMVANLSAHKRGWDERWEEFSNWAEKGQAFKDELLHLVDEDTRAFNKIMDAFGMPKNSEQEKADRKQAIEDASKYAMQIPFRVMEKSYASMQVMKAMAISGNPSSVSDAGVGALCARVAVRGAYMNVRINASGVNDKVFVEKLLSEGREIEKAAEALEREIVALVDEKIK; from the coding sequence ATGAAACGACTGATCGAATGTGTTCCCAACTTTAGCGAAGGCCGTGATATGAACATTATCCGGCAAATTACCCAAGCAATAGAATCGGTAGACGGCGTAAAGCTGCTCGACGTAGACCCGGGCAAAGCCACCAACCGCACGGTGGTAACTTTTGTGGGCACACCCGAAAATGTTATAGAGGCGGCATTTCTTGCCATAAAAAAAGCATCGCACATTATCGACATGAGCAAGCACAGAGGTGAGCATCCACGCATGGGCGCTACCGATGTGTGTCCACTGGTGCCGGTGGCTAATGTTACGATGGAAGAAACGGTGGAATACGCACACCAACTTGCCAAGCGCGTTGGTGAAGAATTGGAGATACCGGTGTACTGCTACGAAAGTGCAGCCCTTATCGAAAAGCGCCGCAATCTGGCAGTGTGCCGTTCAGGTGAATATGAAGGACTGGCCGACAGGTTGTCAAAGCCCGAGTGGAAACCCGATTTCGGTCCGGCTAAGTTCAACGCACACAGCGGCGCTACTGCTGTTGGAGCACGCGATTTTTTAGTGGCTTACAATATCAATCTCAATACAACCTCTACACGCCGCGCCAACTCAATTGCCTTCGACATTCGTGAGCGAGGCCGCGTAAAACGCGAAGGTCATCCCATCATCGGAAAGGTAGCGGTGGACGAGCATGGAAATAAAATATTTACACCCGGCACTCTCAAGTCGGTGAAAGGCATTGGCTGGTACATCGAGGAATATGGAATCGCACAGATTTCGCTCAATCTTACCAACATTTGCATTACCCCGGTTCATGTAGCTTTTGAAGAGGCAAGCCGCAAAGCCACCGAACGCGGCATTCGTGTCACTGGTTCAGAGCTGGTGGGATTGGTGCCGCTTAAAGCTTTGCTTGATGCAGGAAAATATTTTTTGCATAAGCAACAACGATCTGCCGGTGTTTCGGAATCGGAGCTGATAAAAATTGCTGTGAAATCCCTCGGACTCGATGATCTGAAACCTTTCAATCCAAAAGAAAAAATCATCGAGTACATGATTGCCGAGGAGAGAAGTAAAAAGCTGGTAGATCTAAACCTGGCGGAATTTGCCGACGAAACGGCCTCAGAGTCGCCTGCGCCGGGAGGTGGTTCTATTGCAGCCTATGCCGGCGTGCTGGGAGTTTCGCTGGGCACCATGGTGGCAAACCTAAGCGCACACAAACGTGGCTGGGACGAGCGCTGGGAAGAGTTTTCCAATTGGGCCGAAAAAGGACAGGCATTCAAAGATGAGCTGCTTCACCTGGTGGATGAGGATACGCGCGCCTTCAACAAAATTATGGATGCCTTTGGGATGCCCAAAAATAGCGAACAGGAAAAAGCCGATCGCAAGCAAGCTATCGAAGATGCATCCAAATATGCTATGCAGATTCCGTTCAGGGTAATGGAAAAATCGTACGCGTCGATGCAGGTGATGAAAGCCATGGCCATAAGCGGAAACCCCAGTTCGGTATCGGATGCAGGCGTAGGTGCATTATGCGCCAGGGTTGCTGTTCGCGGCGCCTACATGAATGTGCGCATCAATGCTTCAGGTGTTAATGATAAGGTATTTGTAGAAAAACTGCTCAGCGAAGGTAGAGAGATCGAAAAAGCCGCCGAAGCACTCGAACGTGAAATTGTAGCGCTTGTGGATGAAAAAATAAAATAG
- the ndk gene encoding nucleoside-diphosphate kinase, whose translation MKGNITFTMIKPTAIQRGHAGHILAKITDAGFQITALKLTRLTEEQAKKFYEVHIDRPFYEELVSFMSSGPIVAAILQRDNAVEEYRHLIGSTDPAKAAEGTVRRQFGTSLQANAVHGSDSDENAQIEAGFFFSTFERFSFQANTP comes from the coding sequence ATGAAAGGCAACATAACCTTCACAATGATCAAACCTACGGCCATTCAAAGAGGCCATGCAGGTCATATTCTGGCCAAAATTACCGATGCCGGGTTCCAGATCACAGCGCTCAAACTCACGCGTCTTACTGAAGAGCAAGCCAAAAAGTTTTACGAAGTCCATATCGACAGACCATTTTATGAAGAGCTTGTTAGTTTTATGTCGTCAGGGCCAATTGTGGCGGCTATCCTCCAGCGCGATAACGCCGTAGAAGAGTATCGCCATCTTATAGGTTCAACTGATCCTGCCAAGGCTGCAGAAGGTACAGTCCGCAGACAATTTGGTACCAGTTTGCAGGCCAACGCCGTGCACGGCTCCGACAGTGATGAAAATGCACAGATCGAAGCCGGCTTCTTTTTCTCTACATTCGAGCGTTTCAGTTTTCAGGCGAATACACCGTAA
- a CDS encoding FKBP-type peptidyl-prolyl cis-trans isomerase has protein sequence MMKKGFLLQQFLWISAILLLFGCGNEKQFEQTASGLQYKFHIKNDTARAVKIYDIVEVLMNYGTKDSVLFESGYHTIPFQIDPIYEGDLLEGIMLMHQGDSATFIIDTEDFFIKMMQSPQIPDYANGEDKLYFDLKVVNIITETPAVKARRLEATERKSAENKAIADYVEKNSITQNPTESGLYYIPMTEGNGPNVKNGDAVKVHYIGSLLDGSVYYSSYDRGMPITFVAGSGEMLAGWEEAILMMKQGGKARWIVPSSLAYGSYEREGVKPYSPLIFDVEIIEIVN, from the coding sequence ATGATGAAAAAAGGTTTTTTGCTACAGCAATTTTTATGGATTTCAGCTATCCTTTTGTTGTTCGGATGTGGTAATGAGAAGCAATTTGAGCAAACAGCCAGCGGACTGCAATACAAGTTTCATATCAAAAACGACACGGCGCGAGCAGTGAAAATCTACGACATTGTGGAAGTATTGATGAACTATGGCACAAAGGACAGTGTGCTCTTTGAAAGCGGTTACCACACAATACCATTTCAAATTGATCCTATTTACGAAGGCGATTTGCTCGAAGGCATCATGCTGATGCATCAGGGCGACAGCGCCACTTTCATTATTGATACCGAAGATTTTTTTATTAAAATGATGCAATCGCCGCAGATTCCGGATTATGCTAATGGCGAAGACAAATTATATTTTGATTTGAAGGTGGTAAATATTATCACCGAAACACCTGCGGTGAAAGCCCGCCGCCTGGAAGCAACCGAACGCAAGTCGGCGGAGAATAAGGCAATCGCCGATTATGTCGAAAAAAACAGCATCACACAAAATCCCACCGAAAGTGGATTGTATTATATCCCCATGACGGAAGGCAACGGACCAAATGTGAAAAATGGTGACGCCGTTAAAGTTCACTACATCGGGTCATTGCTCGATGGCTCGGTTTATTATTCGTCGTACGACCGCGGGATGCCAATTACTTTTGTGGCCGGCAGCGGCGAGATGCTGGCAGGCTGGGAAGAAGCTATTCTGATGATGAAGCAAGGCGGCAAAGCACGATGGATAGTGCCCTCGTCGCTGGCCTACGGAAGCTACGAACGCGAAGGTGTGAAACCCTATAGCCCACTGATTTTTGATGTAGAGATAATCGAAATTGTGAATTGA
- a CDS encoding FKBP-type peptidyl-prolyl cis-trans isomerase: MFLKKLIFFLLISEFIFFGCNQHSQNDKSQNHQPTGKALQEQLFDANRRAVKIEEQQIDDFVKRYKWDLKTTGTGLRYMIYEHGKGKQALDGMLASIDYQATLLNGDTVLSSGKSRQLTIRIGQDAAVPSGLHQGILMLHQGDRAKFILPSHLAFGLTGDQNKVPPKSTLIYDIQLVELK; the protein is encoded by the coding sequence ATGTTTCTCAAAAAACTGATCTTTTTTCTGTTGATTTCTGAATTTATCTTTTTCGGATGCAATCAGCATTCACAAAATGACAAATCCCAAAATCATCAGCCAACAGGCAAAGCCCTTCAGGAACAGCTTTTCGATGCCAATCGTCGGGCTGTGAAGATAGAGGAGCAACAGATTGATGATTTCGTTAAACGCTATAAATGGGATTTGAAAACCACAGGCACCGGGTTGCGTTACATGATTTACGAACACGGCAAGGGCAAACAGGCACTGGATGGAATGCTTGCGAGCATCGATTATCAGGCAACTTTGCTCAATGGAGACACCGTTCTCAGCTCCGGTAAATCAAGGCAGCTGACCATCCGAATCGGGCAGGATGCCGCCGTTCCATCGGGGTTACATCAGGGAATATTAATGTTGCACCAAGGCGACCGTGCCAAATTTATTCTACCTTCGCACCTTGCTTTTGGGCTTACTGGTGATCAAAATAAAGTTCCTCCAAAATCAACTTTAATCTATGATATACAGCTCGTTGAGCTTAAATAA
- a CDS encoding bifunctional oligoribonuclease/PAP phosphatase NrnA has translation MTTTQIAAIKKLLENTKNILITTHHNPDGDAIGSSMALYHTLKNAGIKSTVVVPNTIPKSISWIEGGDKILIFDEQDSSKIEQVFEEAGLIFCLDYNSPRRVGEKMQKPLEASPAVKILIDHHPQPDISAFDYLYSEPSASSTAELVYKFLQQLHLEKHIDKAAAESLYTGIITDTGSFSFACNDPDVYLITADLIKRGVDAELLHRRIFDTFSEKRLRLMGYAFDQKLLVLHPFRTAIIWLTKEEFERFDHKPGDTEGIVNFPLSISSINVSILLTERDGLVRLSFRSKGSFEVNKLAREHFDGGGHRNAAGGNSEISMQETIEKIKTVLPLYLNELQYQI, from the coding sequence TTGACTACTACACAAATCGCTGCCATTAAGAAATTGCTGGAAAATACCAAAAACATTCTCATCACCACACATCACAATCCTGATGGCGATGCCATTGGCAGCAGCATGGCACTGTATCATACGCTGAAGAATGCGGGAATAAAAAGCACGGTTGTAGTGCCCAACACTATTCCGAAGTCGATAAGCTGGATTGAAGGCGGTGACAAAATCCTCATTTTTGATGAGCAGGATTCTTCCAAAATTGAACAGGTTTTTGAAGAGGCTGGGTTGATTTTTTGTCTTGACTACAATTCTCCCCGGCGCGTGGGCGAAAAGATGCAAAAGCCACTAGAAGCCTCGCCTGCCGTTAAAATACTTATCGATCACCATCCGCAGCCTGATATCAGCGCTTTCGATTATTTGTATTCTGAGCCATCGGCATCGTCTACTGCCGAGCTGGTTTATAAATTTCTGCAGCAGTTGCATTTGGAAAAACACATTGATAAAGCGGCAGCAGAAAGCCTCTACACAGGCATTATTACCGACACCGGGTCATTCAGTTTTGCGTGCAACGATCCCGACGTTTATCTTATCACAGCCGACCTGATAAAGCGCGGTGTGGATGCTGAGCTGCTCCACCGGCGCATATTCGACACCTTTTCAGAAAAAAGACTACGGCTGATGGGCTATGCCTTTGATCAGAAGCTGCTCGTACTGCATCCTTTTCGTACGGCCATCATCTGGCTCACCAAAGAAGAGTTTGAGCGTTTTGATCATAAACCCGGCGATACCGAAGGAATTGTTAATTTTCCTCTGTCGATCAGCAGCATCAATGTTTCCATTTTACTTACCGAGCGTGATGGTCTGGTAAGGCTTTCGTTCCGGTCTAAGGGTAGCTTTGAAGTGAACAAGCTGGCGCGCGAACATTTCGACGGAGGCGGGCATCGCAATGCGGCTGGAGGCAACTCAGAGATTTCTATGCAGGAAACCATCGAAAAGATTAAAACCGTTTTGCCGTTGTATCTAAATGAATTGCAATATCAAATCTGA
- a CDS encoding sodium-translocating pyrophosphatase, translated as MSNIFLIVPIASLLALAFAWFFFKSMMKNSEGTPRMKEIAQYVREGAMAYLKRQYKVVAIVFFILFVLLIIMAYFNVQNPFVPVAFLTGGFFSGLCGFLGMKTATFASARTAQGAMQSLNKGLQVAFRSGAVMGLVVVGFALLDIAAWFWILNEYVYTAENMATGLHFAGLNLVPAHPNYITNGMINADGERFKLIEITVTMLTFGMGASTQALFARVGGGIYTKAADVGADLVGKVEAGIPEDDPRNPATIADNVGDNVGDVAGMGADLYESYAGSILATAALGASLPALVIKDAGLTAYQAVLAPMIVSAIGIILSIAGIFMVRTKETATQKNLLNALLLGTGGSSLLVLFAMIGLVMLGWVTWGVFWAVVIGLAAGVIIGQAAEYFTSDEYKPTKGIAKNAQQGPATTIIDGLAVGMYSTWIPAVTIVLGIMGAFWAAGGAHHFAMGVYGIGFAAVGMLSTLGITLATDAFGPIADNAGGNAEMSHLPHEVRERTDALDMLGNTTAATGKGFAIGSAALTAMALIAAYMEEIRMWFDKIAINGEGFVTKGSYVFYHDIVPVVQEGFQVVKISTASVKDFSAAYDITLFNPLFLGGIFLGSMMAFLFSAMTMKAVGRAAGAMVDEVRRQFREIKGIMDETAIPDYARCVEISTKGAQREMLLPSLVAIAVPVIVGAAMGVAGVVGLLAGVLTSGFTLAVFMNNAGGAWDNAKKFIEKGNYGGKGSEAHKAAVVGDTVGDPFKDTSGPSLNILIKLMTMVSVVMAGLTVTISLL; from the coding sequence ATGAGCAACATTTTCTTAATTGTTCCTATCGCTTCATTGCTAGCACTGGCATTTGCATGGTTTTTCTTCAAGTCGATGATGAAAAATTCAGAAGGCACTCCCCGCATGAAGGAGATTGCACAATATGTGCGGGAGGGGGCCATGGCCTATTTAAAAAGGCAGTATAAAGTGGTGGCCATTGTGTTTTTCATTTTGTTTGTGCTGCTGATTATTATGGCCTACTTCAATGTGCAGAATCCTTTTGTGCCGGTTGCATTTCTAACGGGTGGTTTTTTCTCGGGTTTGTGCGGTTTTTTGGGAATGAAGACTGCCACCTTTGCATCGGCGCGCACAGCCCAGGGGGCAATGCAGTCGTTAAACAAAGGATTGCAGGTTGCTTTTCGCAGCGGCGCAGTGATGGGCCTGGTGGTGGTTGGTTTTGCGCTTCTTGATATTGCCGCCTGGTTCTGGATTTTGAACGAATATGTTTACACTGCCGAAAATATGGCTACCGGTCTTCATTTTGCCGGGCTTAACCTGGTGCCTGCGCATCCAAACTATATCACGAACGGGATGATTAACGCAGACGGTGAGCGATTTAAACTAATTGAAATTACCGTTACCATGCTTACTTTTGGTATGGGCGCATCCACCCAGGCATTGTTTGCCCGAGTTGGTGGAGGAATTTATACCAAAGCAGCTGATGTGGGTGCCGACCTGGTGGGTAAAGTGGAAGCCGGTATTCCGGAAGATGATCCACGCAACCCCGCAACCATTGCCGACAATGTGGGCGACAATGTGGGTGATGTTGCTGGCATGGGAGCTGACCTTTATGAATCCTATGCCGGATCCATTCTGGCAACGGCCGCGCTGGGCGCTTCGCTGCCCGCCTTGGTTATTAAAGATGCTGGACTTACGGCATATCAAGCTGTTCTGGCTCCAATGATCGTATCCGCCATCGGAATTATTCTCTCCATTGCCGGTATTTTCATGGTTCGAACCAAAGAAACAGCTACCCAAAAGAACCTTCTCAATGCCTTGCTGCTTGGTACAGGAGGTAGCTCACTGCTCGTTCTTTTTGCAATGATAGGACTGGTAATGCTGGGCTGGGTAACCTGGGGAGTTTTCTGGGCTGTGGTAATAGGCCTCGCTGCCGGTGTTATCATCGGTCAGGCAGCAGAGTATTTTACTTCGGATGAGTACAAACCTACAAAAGGCATTGCCAAAAACGCACAGCAAGGCCCGGCAACAACTATAATAGATGGACTGGCAGTGGGGATGTATTCTACCTGGATTCCGGCTGTAACCATAGTGTTAGGTATTATGGGTGCATTTTGGGCTGCCGGTGGTGCACATCATTTTGCGATGGGTGTTTATGGAATTGGTTTTGCTGCCGTTGGTATGCTTTCAACATTGGGTATTACCCTTGCCACCGATGCGTTTGGCCCGATTGCCGACAATGCCGGCGGGAATGCTGAAATGTCCCACCTCCCTCACGAAGTGCGCGAACGTACGGATGCTCTCGATATGCTTGGAAATACAACTGCAGCTACAGGCAAAGGCTTTGCCATTGGCTCGGCCGCACTTACCGCGATGGCTCTCATAGCAGCCTACATGGAAGAAATCAGGATGTGGTTTGATAAAATTGCTATAAATGGTGAAGGGTTTGTTACCAAAGGTAGTTATGTCTTTTATCACGATATAGTTCCGGTAGTGCAGGAAGGGTTTCAAGTGGTTAAAATTTCAACAGCGTCGGTAAAAGATTTTTCAGCAGCCTACGATATTACTTTATTTAATCCATTGTTTCTTGGAGGAATTTTCCTTGGCTCCATGATGGCGTTTCTTTTCAGCGCCATGACCATGAAAGCTGTTGGCCGTGCAGCTGGTGCTATGGTAGATGAAGTACGCAGGCAGTTCCGCGAAATTAAAGGGATTATGGATGAAACGGCAATACCTGATTATGCCAGATGCGTTGAAATATCAACCAAAGGCGCTCAACGCGAAATGTTGCTGCCTTCGCTGGTAGCTATTGCAGTGCCTGTAATTGTTGGTGCTGCCATGGGCGTAGCCGGTGTGGTTGGATTGCTGGCAGGTGTTCTCACCTCCGGATTCACCCTGGCTGTGTTTATGAACAATGCCGGAGGCGCATGGGACAACGCCAAAAAATTCATTGAAAAGGGAAATTACGGTGGCAAAGGCAGCGAAGCTCACAAAGCTGCCGTAGTTGGCGATACCGTTGGCGATCCGTTTAAAGATACTTCGGGACCCTCTTTGAATATTTTAATTAAGCTGATGACAATGGTTTCGGTGGTAATGGCTGGTTTAACCGTTACTATTAGTCTTCTCTAA
- a CDS encoding ATP-binding protein, with protein sequence MAAVVKKILTIINNVSQIGLVIALIEKMGNDNNLRKDKIMEMMLAAEEMICNIINYGYDDEKVHEISVSVVLKEDLLRVEIRDDASAFDPLDVPPPESLELPAQQRLPGGLGIHLARKLTDRITYRRKKNKNVLILEKDMTLADK encoded by the coding sequence ATGGCTGCTGTTGTTAAAAAGATTTTGACGATTATTAATAATGTCTCCCAAATAGGATTGGTGATTGCGCTGATCGAAAAAATGGGCAACGACAACAATCTCCGTAAGGACAAAATTATGGAGATGATGCTTGCTGCCGAAGAAATGATCTGTAACATCATCAATTATGGTTATGATGATGAAAAAGTACACGAGATTTCTGTAAGCGTGGTTCTTAAAGAAGATTTGTTGCGCGTTGAGATACGCGATGATGCTTCTGCTTTCGATCCTTTAGATGTTCCTCCGCCGGAGAGTCTGGAGCTGCCTGCGCAACAGCGGCTGCCCGGCGGACTGGGGATTCATCTGGCACGAAAGCTCACAGACCGGATAACCTATCGGCGTAAAAAAAACAAGAACGTTCTGATACTTGAAAAAGATATGACGCTCGCAGACAAGTAG
- a CDS encoding S8 family serine peptidase, with translation MIKKLSLLFFFGLSILFASAQINEGDKYFVAFINKANSPYSIENPQEFLSERAIERRERYYIPVRVNDLPVNPNYLQAVADVGVMITYPVKWLNGVVIQTNDPAKIIEIEALPFVKNTVKNVGFKKEEVKTEEADLFAMNKPYEMKEFLAERKATFKSASATTSLEYGPSLNQIEMIGGVALHDDGFQGQGMVIAVLDGGFLYTDQMAAFDSLRLNGLILSTRDFTEPGNNVYQKSTHGTSVLSTMGANLPGQIVGTAPKAAYHLIRTEYTPTEYLIEEYNWVAGAEYADSAGADIINSSLSYKTFDNPAQNHVYSDMDGNTAPATIGADYAANVGMIVVNSAGNSGGTDWPWVGSPADGDSVFSIGAVNATGQYVSFSSIGPTADGRQKPNVVAQGASTVVASTSGGISAASGTSFSSPIIAGMTACLWQMAPDLRNTDIMNAIQQSASQSTNPDYLLGYGIPNYAVAGIILSNFNASRVTRENRIKLYPNPFTDQINIVYHSSDTQTVTIQIVDIAGRQIYSKENVIPKPGLNYFKIPQLQSLRKGVYLVRISSVGEVLSRKILKSL, from the coding sequence ATGATCAAAAAGCTATCACTACTTTTTTTCTTTGGCTTGTCGATATTGTTTGCTTCGGCGCAAATCAATGAGGGCGATAAATATTTCGTGGCCTTCATTAACAAAGCCAACTCGCCCTATTCCATCGAAAATCCTCAGGAATTTCTTTCAGAACGTGCCATCGAGCGTCGTGAGCGATATTACATCCCAGTGCGCGTCAACGATTTGCCTGTTAATCCCAATTATTTGCAGGCTGTAGCCGATGTCGGTGTGATGATAACTTATCCTGTAAAATGGCTCAACGGGGTAGTGATTCAAACCAACGATCCCGCGAAGATCATCGAGATAGAAGCACTTCCTTTTGTTAAAAATACCGTTAAAAATGTAGGATTTAAAAAAGAAGAAGTGAAAACAGAGGAAGCTGACTTGTTTGCCATGAATAAGCCTTACGAGATGAAGGAGTTCCTCGCCGAACGAAAGGCTACGTTTAAATCTGCTTCAGCTACCACCAGTCTCGAGTATGGTCCAAGTCTGAACCAGATAGAGATGATCGGTGGCGTTGCACTCCACGACGATGGTTTTCAGGGTCAGGGAATGGTGATCGCCGTATTGGATGGTGGTTTTCTTTACACCGATCAGATGGCAGCCTTCGACAGTCTGCGCCTCAACGGATTAATTCTGAGCACACGCGATTTTACTGAGCCTGGCAACAATGTTTATCAGAAGAGCACACACGGCACATCGGTGCTCTCTACAATGGGAGCCAACCTGCCCGGACAGATTGTAGGCACTGCTCCCAAAGCAGCCTACCATCTTATCCGCACCGAATACACACCCACTGAATATCTCATCGAAGAATACAATTGGGTGGCTGGTGCTGAATATGCCGACAGCGCCGGTGCCGACATCATCAACTCCTCACTGAGCTACAAGACTTTTGATAATCCAGCCCAAAACCATGTGTATTCTGATATGGATGGAAACACAGCACCAGCGACCATTGGCGCTGATTATGCCGCCAACGTCGGGATGATTGTAGTAAATAGTGCCGGCAACTCAGGCGGTACCGACTGGCCCTGGGTAGGTTCGCCTGCCGATGGCGACAGCGTTTTTTCGATTGGAGCCGTAAATGCCACCGGGCAGTATGTGAGTTTTAGTTCCATCGGGCCAACGGCCGACGGGCGCCAGAAACCCAATGTGGTCGCGCAGGGTGCCAGCACTGTAGTGGCTTCGACGAGTGGTGGTATTTCCGCGGCAAGCGGCACCTCTTTTTCTTCGCCCATCATCGCCGGCATGACCGCCTGCCTGTGGCAGATGGCCCCCGACCTGCGTAATACCGACATCATGAATGCCATTCAGCAAAGTGCTTCACAGTCGACCAATCCTGATTACCTGCTGGGTTATGGTATCCCTAATTATGCCGTGGCGGGTATTATTCTGTCGAATTTCAACGCCAGCCGCGTGACCAGGGAAAATCGAATAAAACTTTACCCAAATCCTTTTACCGACCAGATCAACATAGTTTATCACTCAAGCGACACGCAAACCGTCACTATTCAGATTGTGGATATTGCAGGGCGACAGATTTACAGCAAAGAAAATGTGATTCCTAAGCCGGGTCTTAACTATTTTAAAATACCACAGCTCCAATCGCTCAGAAAGGGCGTTTACCTTGTCAGGATTTCTTCGGTAGGGGAGGTGCTATCTCGCAAAATTCTTAAGTCGCTGTAG
- a CDS encoding helix-turn-helix transcriptional regulator has protein sequence MDKLKERIELLIATKGMTNAEFAESIGVQPSNISHIISGRNKPSLDLVKKVLDRFKEVRTEWLIDGIGAMTRDYTLFDEDVSPAQISMVRKPIEESETTVSRQAVPEISKPTEAKSAKEKREEVGNEEDNTPKQPLEQEQKHYTEKPLMEAPGKKTEKIVIFYNDKTFTVYSPEN, from the coding sequence ATGGATAAGCTTAAAGAGAGAATAGAATTGTTAATTGCGACCAAAGGAATGACCAATGCTGAATTTGCAGAAAGCATCGGTGTACAACCAAGCAACATCTCGCACATTATTTCCGGGAGGAATAAGCCGAGCCTGGATTTGGTAAAAAAAGTTCTGGATCGTTTTAAAGAGGTGCGTACCGAATGGCTGATCGATGGCATAGGTGCAATGACACGCGATTACACTTTATTTGATGAAGATGTTTCTCCGGCGCAAATATCGATGGTGCGTAAACCTATCGAAGAATCGGAAACAACGGTGTCCCGGCAGGCTGTGCCGGAAATATCGAAACCTACAGAGGCAAAAAGTGCTAAGGAAAAGAGGGAAGAAGTTGGTAATGAAGAGGATAATACTCCAAAACAGCCTTTAGAACAGGAACAAAAACATTACACAGAAAAACCTTTGATGGAGGCTCCGGGGAAAAAAACTGAAAAGATTGTGATTTTCTACAACGACAAAACCTTTACGGTGTATTCGCCTGAAAACTGA